A genomic window from Streptococcus sanguinis includes:
- the rlmH gene encoding 23S rRNA (pseudouridine(1915)-N(3))-methyltransferase RlmH codes for MKIKLVTVGKLKEKYLKDGIAEYMKRLNRFCKVEMIELADEKTPDKASDLENQQILEKEGNKILAKINEREFVIALAIEGKQFPSEKFSQLMMDTTVRGFSDITFVIGGSLGLSPAVKKRANLLMSFGKLTVPHQLMRLVLIEQIYRAFMIQQGSPYHK; via the coding sequence ATGAAAATAAAACTTGTAACAGTTGGAAAACTGAAAGAAAAATATTTAAAGGATGGAATTGCTGAATACATGAAGCGTCTCAATCGATTCTGCAAGGTGGAAATGATTGAGCTAGCGGATGAAAAAACACCTGATAAAGCTAGTGATTTAGAAAATCAGCAGATTCTTGAAAAAGAAGGAAATAAAATTCTGGCTAAAATCAATGAGCGTGAATTTGTTATTGCTTTGGCAATTGAAGGAAAGCAATTTCCGTCAGAAAAGTTTAGTCAGCTCATGATGGATACTACAGTGCGTGGCTTTTCTGATATCACTTTTGTTATCGGAGGAAGTTTAGGTTTATCTCCTGCAGTAAAAAAGCGGGCAAATCTTCTGATGAGTTTTGGCAAATTAACCGTACCTCATCAACTGATGCGCCTTGTTTTAATAGAGCAGATCTATCGAGCTTTTATGATTCAGCAGGGGAGTCCTTATCATAAGTAA
- a CDS encoding PDZ domain-containing protein, translated as MKNSSNAIKKALLLFAVLIVGFIGGSLGNYVTTLLTSRVKMNGNSTTSVTTSYKNSTDISEAVKKVQNAVVSVITYAESSSSVINDESSNDESQISSEGSGVIYKKDGNSAYLVTNTHVLNGSTNVDILLADGNKVPGEVVGSDVFSDISVVKISSEKVTDVAEFGDSGSLTVGETAIAIGSPLGTEYANSVTQGIISSLGRNVTLQSENGENISTTALQTDAAINPGNSGGPLINIQGQVIGITSSKISTNGQTSVEGMGFAIPSNDVVNIINQLEKNGTVTRPALGIQMMDLSNLTTSDFSKLNLPASVKSGILVRSVQQGMPADGKLQKNDIITKVDNTDVESTSELQSALYRHSIGDEVEITYYRDGKSQTVKIKLTKSTKELSSN; from the coding sequence ATGAAAAACTCTTCAAATGCCATCAAAAAGGCTTTATTGCTTTTTGCAGTATTAATTGTAGGTTTTATCGGCGGAAGTTTAGGAAATTATGTTACTACATTACTAACTTCACGCGTTAAAATGAATGGAAATTCAACAACTAGTGTAACTACTTCATATAAAAACTCTACAGACATTTCAGAAGCTGTGAAAAAGGTTCAAAATGCTGTTGTTTCAGTAATTACTTATGCTGAATCTTCCAGCAGCGTTATCAATGATGAATCTTCCAACGATGAATCACAAATCTCCAGTGAAGGTTCTGGCGTAATTTATAAAAAAGATGGAAACTCAGCCTATCTGGTAACCAACACCCACGTTCTGAACGGATCAACCAATGTAGATATCTTGCTAGCTGATGGAAACAAGGTTCCAGGTGAAGTAGTTGGATCAGATGTTTTTTCAGATATCTCTGTCGTTAAAATTAGCTCTGAAAAAGTAACTGATGTCGCAGAATTTGGAGATTCTGGTTCTCTGACAGTTGGTGAAACAGCAATCGCCATCGGAAGCCCTCTTGGAACAGAATACGCTAACTCAGTAACACAAGGAATTATTTCTAGTTTAGGCAGAAACGTTACCTTACAATCTGAAAATGGTGAAAATATTTCAACAACTGCACTGCAAACAGATGCTGCAATTAATCCTGGTAACTCTGGCGGCCCGTTGATTAACATCCAAGGACAAGTTATTGGGATTACTTCAAGTAAAATTTCAACAAATGGCCAAACCTCTGTTGAAGGGATGGGATTTGCGATTCCATCTAATGATGTCGTAAATATTATCAATCAACTTGAGAAAAATGGAACAGTCACACGTCCTGCTTTAGGAATTCAAATGATGGATTTATCTAATCTGACAACTTCTGATTTTTCTAAATTAAATCTTCCTGCTTCAGTGAAATCAGGTATTCTTGTTCGCTCTGTTCAGCAAGGAATGCCTGCTGATGGCAAGCTTCAAAAAAATGATATCATTACAAAAGTAGATAATACAGATGTGGAATCCACTAGTGAACTTCAGTCTGCTCTCTACAGGCATAGTATTGGAGATGAGGTGGAGATTACTTATTATCGAGATGGTAAATCTCAAACAGTCAAAATCAAACTTACCAAATCAACAAAAGAGCTAAGCTCAAATTAA